One window from the genome of Bdellovibrio sp. NC01 encodes:
- the recN gene encoding DNA repair protein RecN produces MLLELKVSNFAIIENLHITFKDGLNILSGETGAGKSVLLKSLSLLMGGKGSSDTIRTGASVATIEGSFDLSKRPDVLAALKDMGIEVDEDLLIVRRVLSAGDKSKIYLNGSLSTVGGLRDVVAPLVELAGHSAPLIEMTGQHENRNLMSKAYHMDLLDQYAGTWDKRLLFTEKYNRYHAIFEEIKKLESDAKQKAQRLDFLIYQRDEITALDLSPGEDHELEVEVKKLKNSSRIGSFVDQAEAALYTDDDSAISRLNAILKKGMELSNLDPQIAAKLENLEQAKTLIDESIYELRQYASKIDADPQRLEEMESRLSDLRKLQKKYGTSVDDILKALMEMEIEISNLQNSDVKIDSLKKESAVLLKELETLGADLHKRRLKGADLLADSVNAELAELNMKGVTFHVHIEKMTALAPTGMSDVEFLSQTSAKDMKRPLAKFASGGELSRILLSLKRVVGSSNQPRTYLFDEVDTGVSGETAEKVGRKLKTIAKGQQVICVTHLPQVAAFGDIHFFIQKSPQKDSVAMLVSELKQKDRIQEIARLISGEKISKTSLAHAEQLLVEAK; encoded by the coding sequence ATGTTGCTAGAGCTTAAAGTTTCTAATTTCGCAATTATCGAAAACCTGCACATCACTTTCAAAGATGGCTTGAACATTCTTTCTGGTGAAACGGGTGCCGGTAAATCTGTGCTTTTAAAAAGCTTGTCGTTATTGATGGGCGGAAAAGGTTCTTCCGATACAATTCGTACGGGAGCTTCTGTCGCAACAATCGAAGGCTCTTTCGATCTTAGCAAACGTCCCGACGTTTTAGCTGCGTTGAAAGACATGGGCATTGAAGTCGATGAAGATCTTTTGATCGTTCGCCGTGTCCTAAGCGCCGGTGATAAATCTAAAATCTATTTGAACGGTTCATTAAGCACGGTTGGTGGTTTGCGTGACGTTGTGGCTCCCCTGGTGGAACTTGCGGGTCATTCGGCACCATTGATTGAAATGACAGGCCAACATGAAAACCGCAACTTGATGTCGAAAGCTTATCACATGGATTTGCTCGACCAGTATGCGGGCACCTGGGATAAGCGTTTGCTTTTCACTGAAAAGTACAACCGCTACCACGCGATCTTTGAAGAGATCAAAAAGTTGGAAAGCGATGCCAAACAAAAAGCGCAACGTCTTGATTTCTTGATCTATCAACGTGACGAAATCACGGCGTTGGATTTGTCACCGGGCGAAGATCACGAATTAGAAGTTGAAGTAAAGAAATTGAAGAACTCTTCACGCATTGGTTCTTTCGTAGACCAAGCGGAAGCAGCGCTTTACACAGACGACGATTCAGCAATCAGCCGTTTAAACGCGATTTTGAAAAAAGGTATGGAGCTTTCAAACCTTGATCCACAAATCGCAGCCAAACTTGAAAACCTGGAACAAGCAAAAACGCTGATTGATGAAAGCATCTATGAACTTCGTCAATACGCTTCGAAGATCGACGCCGATCCACAACGTCTTGAAGAAATGGAAAGCCGTTTAAGCGATTTGCGTAAGCTGCAAAAGAAATACGGCACAAGCGTTGATGATATCTTGAAAGCTTTGATGGAGATGGAAATTGAAATCTCTAACTTACAAAATTCAGATGTTAAAATCGACTCTTTGAAAAAAGAATCGGCTGTTCTTTTGAAAGAGCTTGAAACATTGGGTGCAGACCTTCACAAACGTCGCTTGAAAGGTGCCGATCTTTTGGCTGACAGTGTGAATGCAGAATTGGCCGAATTGAATATGAAAGGTGTGACGTTCCACGTACACATCGAAAAAATGACAGCGCTTGCTCCTACGGGCATGAGCGATGTCGAATTCTTGTCACAAACTTCTGCGAAAGACATGAAACGACCACTTGCGAAGTTTGCTTCCGGTGGTGAATTGTCTCGTATCTTATTGTCATTGAAACGTGTTGTCGGTTCGAGCAACCAACCGCGCACTTATTTGTTCGACGAAGTTGATACGGGCGTTTCGGGTGAAACGGCTGAAAAAGTAGGTCGTAAATTGAAGACGATTGCTAAAGGACAGCAAGTTATTTGCGTGACTCACCTTCCGCAAGTAGCTGCCTTCGGTGATATCCACTTCTTTATCCAAAAATCTCCGCAGAAAGATTCTGTGGCGATGCTTGTGTCAGAACTCAAACAAAAAGATCGTATTCAAGAGATTGCTCGTCTTATCAGTGGCGAGAAAATTTCAAAAACATCGCTTGCTCACGCTGAACAGCTCTTGGTGGAAGCGAAGTAG
- a CDS encoding NmrA family NAD(P)-binding protein, whose protein sequence is MIFVMGATGHIGSKIVTHLLANGQEVRCLARHFPDKDAYEGAELIEGDANSVATVTDCMRHCTAAFTMIPPNMKAHEMRFSQNKIGEVIGEAIEESGIRKVVNLSSYGADLNAGTGPILALHDQELRLNELDADIVHLRPVSFMENLLAGIPAMVSMNRYYGIPSGETPIDLIATRDIAARAAFLLINPTFKGHTVEYLLGERTLTYNEVIRALGEAVEKPDMEYMEAPEQEIYNYLVGAGMSEDVANNLVELDRAIANGTIHATVTRDKLNTTATSIEDFARTTFKNAYQAAMEKDRMHRTISYPPDEARM, encoded by the coding sequence ATGATCTTCGTCATGGGAGCAACTGGGCATATTGGTTCAAAGATCGTGACTCATCTTTTGGCGAATGGACAAGAGGTTCGCTGTCTTGCCCGTCATTTCCCCGATAAAGATGCATATGAAGGTGCAGAGCTGATCGAAGGCGACGCCAACAGCGTGGCCACGGTCACAGATTGCATGAGGCATTGTACGGCCGCATTCACGATGATCCCTCCTAACATGAAGGCGCACGAGATGCGTTTTTCCCAAAACAAAATCGGTGAAGTCATCGGCGAAGCTATTGAAGAGTCTGGCATTCGCAAAGTCGTCAACTTAAGTTCATACGGGGCCGATTTAAACGCTGGCACCGGTCCCATCCTGGCGTTGCATGATCAAGAACTGCGTTTGAATGAACTCGATGCTGATATCGTTCATCTTCGTCCCGTTTCGTTCATGGAAAACTTATTGGCGGGAATTCCTGCGATGGTTTCAATGAATCGCTATTATGGAATTCCTTCAGGTGAAACACCGATTGATCTGATTGCGACTCGTGATATTGCAGCGCGGGCGGCGTTCTTACTTATCAATCCAACGTTCAAAGGTCACACAGTTGAATACCTATTAGGCGAGCGCACTTTGACCTACAACGAAGTGATTCGCGCGTTGGGAGAAGCCGTTGAAAAGCCTGATATGGAATATATGGAAGCCCCCGAACAAGAAATTTATAATTATCTTGTCGGCGCCGGCATGAGTGAAGATGTTGCCAACAATTTAGTAGAATTAGATCGCGCGATTGCCAATGGAACTATTCACGCGACAGTCACACGCGATAAGTTAAATACAACGGCGACTTCGATTGAAGACTTCGCTCGTACAACATTTAAGAACGCCTATCAGGCTGCGATGGAAAAAGATCGTATGCATCGTACAATCTCTTATCCACCTGATGAAGCGCGTATGTAG
- a CDS encoding cytochrome d ubiquinol oxidase subunit II — protein sequence MIEILLFFIAASLLLYVVLGGADYGAGILELLPSGKFKDEQRRVINHAMGPVWEANHMWLILVIVILFMAFPTIFNTIMTYLHLPVVALLVGIVVRGTAFTFRHYDAIHDEKSQKIYSRLFGISSLWSAMWIGIIAGSLGRGTINMETRDFVEAYIHSWWGWLPLMMGFFTVSIFGFLASVYLVGETKDPELKKLFWKRGYYFNIAVIATGGLVFFASWLENASFFLNFLTNPFALAILGMATAAFFALWYFVRRSKSLIVRIIAAAQASLILLGWYVAEAPNAVITKQGAITFYQAAAPAATLTQLTIALLVGSVLIFPSLAMLLKVFKIR from the coding sequence ATGATTGAAATTCTTCTGTTCTTTATCGCAGCCTCATTATTGCTTTATGTCGTCCTAGGTGGTGCCGATTACGGTGCGGGGATACTTGAGCTGTTGCCCAGTGGGAAATTTAAAGACGAACAACGTCGAGTGATAAATCATGCTATGGGTCCCGTGTGGGAAGCGAACCACATGTGGCTGATCTTAGTGATCGTGATTCTGTTCATGGCATTTCCCACAATCTTTAATACCATCATGACTTATCTGCATTTACCAGTCGTCGCACTGCTTGTGGGAATTGTCGTGCGCGGAACCGCTTTTACATTTCGTCATTACGATGCCATTCATGACGAAAAATCGCAGAAGATTTATTCGCGCCTCTTCGGTATTTCCAGTCTTTGGAGTGCGATGTGGATCGGAATCATTGCGGGCAGCCTGGGTCGCGGCACTATTAATATGGAAACACGTGATTTCGTCGAAGCGTATATCCATAGCTGGTGGGGCTGGTTGCCGTTGATGATGGGATTTTTCACCGTCAGTATATTTGGTTTTCTAGCCAGTGTGTATTTGGTGGGTGAAACCAAAGATCCGGAGTTAAAGAAACTATTCTGGAAGCGCGGTTATTACTTCAACATCGCGGTCATCGCAACCGGTGGTTTGGTGTTCTTCGCTTCCTGGCTTGAAAATGCCAGCTTCTTTTTGAACTTCTTAACGAATCCGTTTGCTTTGGCAATTCTGGGAATGGCCACGGCGGCATTCTTTGCGTTGTGGTACTTTGTTAGAAGAAGTAAATCATTGATCGTAAGAATCATCGCCGCTGCCCAAGCAAGTTTGATTCTGTTAGGCTGGTATGTTGCGGAAGCACCGAATGCGGTGATCACAAAACAAGGCGCGATCACGTTCTATCAAGCTGCGGCACCGGCTGCGACCTTGACACAATTAACGATCGCATTGCTAGTGGGAAGTGTACTTATCTTCCCAAGCCTAGCAATGCTCTTGAAAGTTTTTAAAATCAGATAG
- a CDS encoding cytochrome ubiquinol oxidase subunit I: MTDVLAARSTMAFSLGFHIIFAAIGMVMPFLMAAAHWLFLKHKRPEDLELTKLWMKGVAIFFAVGAVSGTVLSFELGLLWPGFMKYAGPIIGMPFSWEGTAFFLEAVGIGLFLYGWKRMSPWVHWWSGLTVGICGFASGIFIVAANSWMNAPQGFDWVNGEALNIDPVKAMFNKAWLHQSVHMQVAAIQAVGFAVAGIHALIILRKGPSKLHARALQIALIFASAASIVQPLIGHFAAQRVATLQPAKLAAMEAHFETAPYAPLYIGGIPDVEKQTVEYGIKIPGMLSLLAHDDFKAPVKGLNEFPREEWPNVTIVHFAFQIMVGLGTLMALFGALYIFFVKTKREIPDSFLKVLVIFTPMGFLALEAGWVVTEVGRQPWIIYGIMKTKDAVTPMPGVQFHFYLFLVLYLLLAAVTVWLFKRQVQVAQNNLQKQELS; the protein is encoded by the coding sequence TTATCTTTGCCGCTATCGGCATGGTGATGCCGTTTCTTATGGCGGCAGCTCACTGGTTGTTTTTAAAACACAAACGTCCTGAAGATCTTGAACTGACAAAACTGTGGATGAAAGGTGTCGCGATTTTCTTCGCCGTTGGCGCCGTATCGGGAACCGTTCTGTCTTTCGAATTAGGTTTGTTATGGCCAGGCTTCATGAAATACGCGGGACCCATCATCGGCATGCCTTTTTCCTGGGAAGGAACTGCGTTCTTCCTTGAAGCTGTCGGCATCGGCTTATTCCTTTACGGTTGGAAGCGCATGTCACCGTGGGTGCACTGGTGGTCGGGTTTAACAGTCGGTATTTGCGGTTTTGCTTCTGGTATTTTCATTGTTGCGGCAAACAGTTGGATGAATGCGCCTCAAGGTTTTGATTGGGTGAACGGAGAAGCGTTAAATATTGATCCCGTTAAAGCGATGTTCAATAAAGCCTGGCTTCATCAATCAGTGCATATGCAAGTCGCCGCTATTCAAGCCGTCGGTTTCGCGGTTGCAGGTATTCATGCATTGATTATCTTGCGCAAAGGTCCTTCGAAACTTCATGCACGCGCTTTACAAATCGCACTGATCTTTGCTTCAGCGGCATCCATCGTGCAACCATTGATTGGTCACTTCGCCGCCCAGCGTGTCGCCACTTTACAACCGGCAAAGCTTGCCGCGATGGAAGCACATTTTGAAACGGCTCCGTATGCGCCACTTTATATCGGCGGCATTCCCGACGTTGAAAAGCAAACTGTTGAATACGGAATTAAAATTCCTGGAATGTTAAGTCTGCTAGCGCATGATGATTTCAAGGCACCAGTGAAAGGACTGAATGAATTCCCACGCGAAGAATGGCCGAATGTTACAATCGTACACTTTGCCTTTCAAATTATGGTGGGCTTAGGCACATTGATGGCACTGTTTGGTGCGCTTTATATTTTCTTTGTAAAAACCAAACGTGAAATTCCGGATTCATTCTTAAAAGTTTTAGTGATCTTCACGCCGATGGGCTTTTTAGCTCTGGAAGCCGGATGGGTCGTGACAGAAGTGGGGCGTCAGCCGTGGATTATATATGGCATCATGAAAACCAAAGATGCCGTAACCCCCATGCCAGGAGTCCAATTCCATTTCTATCTTTTCCTGGTGTTGTATCTGTTATTAGCAGCCGTCACTGTGTGGTTGTTCAAACGCCAGGTGCAAGTCGCCCAAAATAATTTACAGAAGCAGGAGTTATCATGA